TAATTATACTCTAGTTTGTAATCATATTTTAACAGCTTTAAGAAACCATAAGATCTTCATAAGAGTATTTTAAGAACCAAGGTTTCCGATGCTTTTAGGAGTTACAGACCTGGATTGGCTGATCCAATCTGTTTTTAAATGGTCTAGATCAGGACCAGCCAAATCTTGAAAAACCTTTCTCAATTCCTCCATGACATCTTTACCGAATTTTTTGTTTGAGTAAATCATCTAAAACAAGTTCTTGCAGCAATTCAGCATCTTTGCAATTGCTTGATCAGAGTATGCAAAACATCCATTAAATCAACTCGAATTTGACAAACTGCTAAAAGCCTGACatacaaaaatgaaaaaaaatctttGAACCTTGTGAACTGTTCATATCAGATACCACGGACTAAGCAAAATGAAAGGGAGAAGATATATTCAAATTCAAGAAAATGAAACATGCCCCTGAGACTATAATATAAAATGAACTGCAAGGTTACCTGGAGCTTCGTTTCTCAGTAGTACATAGTTAGAAGCACTCAGAGTTTGATGTTCATCATACTGCCATAGTATATCACTAACAAGAATTGGTGGGCTGCAGTAAAATAGAAGTCATCAAGAAATGTTCAGTCAAAAATTATTTGTGCAAACTTCTGCAAGCTACCAAGTATTAGATGATGATTTTTGAAACAATTAAAAACACTGCTGGTATCTGTCAGAAACTTTATACAAGAACTACTTAACATACAAAATATATTCAAAATGATAAACCACTAGAAAAATAATTTCCTAGACAACAAGCATCAAAAGTTTGCCAAATAATCAACAGAAATGTTGCATTTTATTAGTCATCAAAAACATGAGAAAGTttgaaattatcatgcataatttaaatgaAAAACACATGTTTTGAAGGTCCACATTCAGGAAAATATAAGCAATTAAACTGTGGGGCTATTGAGAAAGTTGGAAAGTCTTAGCTGTAGCTGATGGTAAAGAAAAGACGTTACAAGATTTACTTACATAGAAATTAATCAAAGGAAACATAGAGAAATGAAAGCAAACTCAAGgcatacacaaaaaaaaaatgtcataCATTGTCGTATCTGCACACCGCTCCAGAACTAAGTGGCGATAATCACCTTCGCCGACAGATTCATGGGCAAATCTAGAAAGTCAGCAATTTCAGATGCCATAAGACAGATGATTAAGATAAAGAGGTAAAGTTAATTTAGTAGTCATTTAGAAGAGAGCAAAAAAGAATTTTCTTAAGAAGTTAAGAGAAATTATGCAGACTACAGAAGATATATTTACCCAGAAGATATATTTACCCATATATATCTGCAAGACGATGCAAAAGCAGACGGTGGTATGGACCCATTGGTTGGAGCTCTAATATTCCATCTGAACTGTATttaaacacaaaaaagaaaatgagCAGAATTTACAGTGGTGCATACTGACAATAGTTATGGCATTCTAATATTCCACCTGAACTGCATTTAAAGttctgaacaaaaaaaaaaagaaaaggagcaGAACTTACAATGGTGCATAATGGCAATAATTATCGCAAACGCTCTGCAAGTTTCTTGCAAATTTAGGATATAAAGCAAAAGACTAATATGCGGTAGTCATAAACTTGAGCATAGTGATGGACCATTGTTGAACTACTTACACAAGCAACTGAAATTAGCTAATTAactgaaaagaaaattttaaggcAATATACACCTATACCAGCCAAATTGGCACCATTATGGTAAACCCTATGCTAGCTCTACTAGGTGAATGTTAAAATTCATCACTACATGCAGAAGTTATATGTCTTACAACAACTTAACACCTATTTCAtgtcaaaataaaataattttcaatCAACAAATGTTActgtaacttatatatatatttttcagatGCTACCGAGACAATAGAGCTCAAAACTTTAGATGACTCTTATGAAAAACATCAATACACAGAGGATCGTAATTTGCTTTGTGCTTACTTGGTTACCTTGTATCATCTTGAAGAAAGTTGACTAAGGCTTCTTCTACTGAAAGAACAAGGTGCTTGCAGGACAAGTTATCCTTTATAAGAGAAGCCAACTCCTCAACCTGAAAGTAACAATAAGAATTTGTGAAATGGTATGTCATACAAGTAACTTAAGTTGAAAGTTTTAAAACATTTTCAAGTGTACATTATGCATAAAGAAGCAAACCTTCCTTGGATGGAATACTCATGCCCGTCAATATCCCTTATCTCCCATGCCTTCAACATAAAATCTCTTGTTTACTATTATCATATTTAAGTTATGAGTGATGCACCATTCTCTGTTTAGTGCCCTTTCATGACAAGGGCAGAACATCAGCAAACATGGACCAATCTGCATCGTTTGAATGCATCAGTTCtactctcttgtttttctgcccaTCTTTTCATCATACTCTAGAGTTGCATAGTTTCCTACTGTTTCTAGTGGGTATTCCAAGATTGCTGCCTGTGATCCTACAATTCTTTGTTGCACTACGGAGGTGTACTGGCAAAGGGTCCCCTAAGCAACTCGTAACACAATTGACACCAATAACGAAAGCACACTAAGATTGTTCTCTACCTACACTTCCGTTCGTTTTCGTCTCCATCTACGATACAATTTTTGCCGCAAGACCAACAGGAAAAATCATAATTTCAGTTATACATGTCAGATTCGAGATGAAAAAGAGAACTATCCATGGCAAGAAGCCCTGAAGATTTCTACTGAGGAAGCAATTCTCTGCTAGTAAttttaccatcatcatcatccaacgAACCGAGGAATCAAGAAAAGGCACGTAAGCAACATAAATTCCGGATTCTCGCCGCTCAATGTCATCGAAAAGTCTGAATCCCAAGAACAGAGAATGGTAGAGGAGTTAGGGCTTCGTTTACCATTGCGAATTGGGTCGTCTCCATGATCCCAGACCTCGTGCTGCTACGGAGAGAGATTTCGCCGGGCTGTGTGGCTGGAAGCGGGAGGCAATCGCGGGACTCGTTCAGTATATAAAGAAGAATTcagccggaaaccctaagaatcgACGTTTTTAACGGTTGCTGTAATTATTATGACTGCCCGTTTTAGTTGACCGCCGGTACGTTGACCCACTCAGTCAAACATGTGGTCAAACAAAACCACTTAATTAATTACAAACACAGCTTAAAAACAATTACATGATTAATAttcataaattattaaattacatttatattttaaatatgacgtATTTCTATATTGTACGAAATAACTGTGCGATCGATGCGAGACACTACGCGGAGAACTTGCAACAGTTAGTCGACCGTATGAGTGCATGTATACGGCACTCTTATGTCACGAGCACATCGTCTCAGTCCCCGACACGTAGTTGAGCAGAGAAAACTTCACCTGCAGCCCAATCTTCCCTTCTTTCTTGACAAGCTTGGCTGCGGTCACCAGCCAATGCCCAGGCGCATTGTGGGCGCCCCTGACCACCTCGGCCATGTCCACAAACTTCAGCAGCTTCCTCGATTGCACCGGCACCGGCGGGCCATCCGGACACACGCCGGAGTTCAGCTCTGCAGATTCAGTCGTCGTCGTCGGCAGCGCATCACGCTGCGTGAATGCAGTGCTCATGTTTGTCAAAAAGCCTCCCTTCGGAGACGTGGCAGGTGCGCGAGTCCACTCGGTCTTCCGGATGGTGCAGTTGGGTACGTGAGCGAAGAGGAGGCGGAGATGGAGCACCGTCTTCGCCCACTTCCCCTTGGTGACGAGCTGAGCGCCGGCGACCACGAACACGCCGTCGGATACTCTGTGGAGCCATTCTGGATCGTGCTTCACGGTCGATGTGCAGACGGCGGAATACTGCCGGCACCGTATCGGTTCGATGAATGCTGGGTCGGAATCCTCTGATCCCTGCCAGACGCACATCTCCGAGGCTGAGGCCCTGAGGATTCTGGGGAGACTAGAGAGGTGTTGCACATGGATGGCTAGCCGGTTGCACTTCCGGCCTTCCAAATATAGCCGCAGACCCACCACCGGCTTTCGATCACTCGATACCTGAATCGAGTCACAAAGAACTCTTAGAAGCTATTGACTCTAAAGGAAATTATCTCATCGATAGCAAAGCAAGAGGTATGTTTGATTCAACAATATTAATGTATACTTgcaacattcttttttttttcttttgagagaTTATACAATGATATGATGAACAATCAACAGAATTAACTAGATATTCAACAATATTAGTGTTTGCTTGCGacattttttttccctcttttcagAGATACTATGTTGAAATCTGCAGTTGGATACAATGATATGATGAACAATCTGACACACCTAACTTGATCAAACAATTCAATTCTTCAATAAGATCATGGAACAAGAGACGTACCGGTCCAACAAAAGTAATAAGAACAGAGTACCTGATCAGTGTTAATTTGAAGTTTGGGGCCCAAAAATCTAAACTGCAGAGAAGGATTGGATGCTTTTTTTATTTGAGGTCCAAGAGCATAATCACTGTATCGCGGCGCCCACTGGTACGGGACTTGGAATTCCAGAAAATACTGCAAATCCTCAGGATCAGGTTTGTCTGGCAAAAGAATTTAGTCAGAACATATTGCTTTGctgaagaaatgaaaatgagaATTGAATGTAGCAATATAAAGCACAAAGATGATCTGATACTGTCTATGCAAGTTCTCTAGTTGCATAACATAGCATTAAGTAAGCAAATTAAGTAAAGATCATCATCGAGATCGGAATGAGAACTCTATTgttttgttcatgcgaatgacttACAGCGGAGATACAGATTGATAGCATGGCTGAGGTACCCACTGCCTTGGATTCCAGTTAGAAGAGAGGTAATAGGAATAAACTTAAACAATATGGCATCAGGACTACTCTGTACTGTTTGTAGCCACTCCGAGTGATTCGAAGTACACACATTGCCTCCTCTTTTTGAGCAAATAACTGAGAGGCCCTGTCGATATGAAGAGCTATAGTTAAACCTGAGATCCAAACTGGAGATCATATACAAGTCTTTGGGTCTTACTTCCTTGCTTGAAGACTCTGAATAGCTCGGCAGTTGCAGGTAGTttgattgcaagatttgcaagaAGACTTCAGGCACCTGTAAAAAAGAGCATTATTGTTGACTATAGAAATTATGTGGAGGATAAATTGAAGATGTATAAGGTGATACacctttttcttcctttctccATCCTTCGAATGCAGAGGAGAGAGGTTTCTTCCATCAGAAAATATAAAGTCTCCAAGGTCCTCGAGATGTTTCTTGACCTCAGCAGATGAAATTGTCGAACAATGACTTTGCCTTACGCAATTTACATCCTGACCTCCTATTGCGATTTCCACTATTATGTGTGTCCCAAAGGTCCTTATGAACCTGCAGAAAGGTATAATTTTTGCTGGTAATCATTTCCATGCAAATTTAATATGAGATTAATATGCAGAATAGATGATATGTACAAATGAGACATAAAAAATCTAGGTTTTTGGCATTACCACAAGCAAGATTCTTGTAAGAGATTCATGTTTAGGACTTACCGGCACAAAGATGCAGGATCCCACTTCGATGGAACTGCTTTTTTTACTTCTTCTCGAAGGACTAGAGGAGAAGATCTTAGGTGCAGATTGTACAAGGAAATGAAGTATCCATCAAAAGCAAGACATTTTGTGCTCTTGGCATCTTCCAACCATGCCCCACTTAGATCGAAAAGCGCATTAAAATATCCTGAAGGAACTTTTCCTTGGACTGAAGATTTCTGATTGAGTAATATAGACATCTGTTGTTGGGAGAAGGGCAAAAGAACAACATGGCATGAACAAGATTTTGAAATAAACACCATGTCAAAATAGTATGAATTTAAGCATTAACCTTCTCTGAATAGACTGTCGAGCTTTTCACAGAGAAAATGGCTCGATCAGTTGTTGTTCGATGAGACAAATAGTCATTGAGCAGGATACAATTATGGTAATCAACATAAATCACACAAATTCTATACCTGCAGCTAACCACCATCAGCTTTTCTTTAGGAAATGATGTCCTGAGTTAAGAAGTGGTAACTGATCATACTTTTGCAGTCTTCCATAGAATGAATATACTGCTATTGGCACAGGGTAGAGCCAGCTAGATCTATGCATTTACGTGCTCACTATGTACATCATTTCACACGAGATCTTACAAATGAAGTCTGTAAGTTTTAATTCTTGTACATGTTTTATAAGAGGGATACAGACCAAGAACATAACTTCCACCTTTTCAAGAAGCagttgccttctaaaacatctctGCCATAattcattcaaagagaaagattaACATTTTTCATTAAGGTTtccacatgttttttttttagctCTTCTTCCCATGGATTACCAATGCCCAACTGATTGTGCCTCAAGTGCTACTACATCACGATTATAAAGGAGTTGAAACAAGGAGACCGATTGCTGTAATCCTGTTTGTTCCACACTATATGGCCAAATTGCTGGCCACATAAAAGAATCGAAGACCTGATCACTGCTAATGGTGGACCAGCAAGCATTCACTGGGAGGAAGGGCAGAAGGGGAGGGAAGAACAAGGAGAACCCACCTGGTTGAACTCGAGCACGTCGGAGCGGAACCGAGTGCGGTCGCCCTTGTCGAAGCCGACGTCCCTGGAGGCGCCCCGGATGGTGGGGCCGCCGGGGAGGGCGACGTCCCACGTGCGTTCCTCGTTGAGCTCCACCAACCTGCGGCCGGGGTAGCCCTTGGCGAAGCCGAGACGGAAGTCGCTGGTGAGGTCGAAGCCGAGCCCCAGCGACCCCAGCGCTCGCTCCTCCACCGTCCCCTCggcccccatctctctctctctcacacacacacacacatggacACACAGAGCAGTGCCTCATCGGAGGGTGACAACTTAGGACTTTGCCTCGGGAGGCAGGCGTTGACCGGAGGGAAGTCAGCGGTCGAGAGAGAATCCGTCATAAGTCTGTTGGTTCATGTTGGATTTGACCGGCACGGAAGTTAATGAAACCAAGTAAAAATCAACGGTTCCCACGCCACGTGCAAGAAATAAGACTGACGGGGACGGTCAACTCCGGGACAGCCATCACTGGGCTCCACATATCCAAATCACTGGACCATCGACAGAAACAATACAATCTCATTTTAGTAGTATATATATTACGCATAATTATTACGTGTTATCCAATCAAATTCGATAATAAATGCGCCTAATCGACATAAATCCACATAGATCACTAattggatcaaaatatttgatccaATTCAACTAGAATTGATATGGTGCAAGCCGACACTCTTACAAAATTTATTTACCAATTGGATAATTGATTAGGTTTTATATATTtgtaagactatatatatatttgtgttaaAATAAGCGGGGAGCAATGAGTTTCGTTTTTAATGGATGATTAGGCTGGCATGGCACATAGATTAAGAGTTTCGTTTTTAATTAGGACTACTAATGGCACGGAAACATACATGCACGTTGGAAGCACATCTAGCCGAAGATATATAGATTGAGTTAATGTGGTGTGTGGAAGAGATCAGTGTACTCCCGCCGTCCAAAAGATCCAATTGCTGTATGCTCAGAGGAATCCAACAGTGAATCTTTTGATGCTTTGTCGTCTTAACACGAAGTGGGGATAGATAATTGAATGGATTACTCAGTTGTTAGAGAATAATAGGGCCAAGAACAGCCAGTAAGTATTACACAAACTATTCGGTTGAATTATATCAGATCGAGGGTTaaatgatttgaactcaataattagagttattatcttttaaatttttaaaaatcataagaTACAAGCACATTATAACGATGCACATTATAACGATGGAAAACATCAGAAGAAAATAATACGGGAACAATACATCAACCTCTCAAGGCAGTAAACACTAATAATTCaaatattaatatcaaagatCTTTGCAACCGAGTCAGTTCAGTATCATCCCTTGGTATAAACGACTCTATATACATCCTTTATTGCTGGCCCCCTTCTTTCACAGAATGATCAAGCAATAAATCCCCTCATAATTGGACTCTTTCATAGACAAAAGGTAAATAATATCTTATGTGCTTccaagggggaaaaaaaaaaaaagaacacaaaATCGGTGATATTATTGGGCAGTGATCCCTCACACCAAGAGACCACCAAAAGAATTGCTGATAGAATTGAAGATAACATAGCATTTACAAAAATGCATCTGTTATCTGGATTCTCCATCAAAGGAGAAGCAAAATTGTCAGAGCCTACAATCGTCCTGACAAATGATACCTCGGAAAATGGCTCCATGAACTACCTTAGATTCTTCCTCCATTTAAGAGATCGCTGACAATATGAAACATGAAACTATTTTAATCTTTTACTATAATGATATTCACTGAGTGGCTGCCTTGTCCAGCTTTTCTTTCTCGATATATGTCCTTCTCTGCTCGGCATGTTGAGCAATGCCACTTGCAAGAGCTTGGTAGTGGAAGTCTAAGGTCAGCATCAGGTTCTGAAACCTAGTAGGATCTGAAGCTTGCAAAGCTGACCATAATGGTTACATGTCAGGCATGTTTGAAATGAGAGGAGATCAAGACGAAATAAACGGACAAACTGTTTTACCATGAACAGTTTCGACGAAGAAAATGAAAGGGTCAATTTCATCAATTGGTGATTGCGAGTCATCATCATAATCACTGTAATCATCGTCAGTCTCGTAATCCTCATCATTTGATTGAAACCCTCTCGCCTAATTTCATCATTTATGAGCAGAACTAAATAAATATTGATGCCACAAAATGATTCAAAATTACTGGGAGCAAACTAGATGATTTAGTGATGTGATTACGCATAAGAAAACCAAGGATGAACTAAAAGAATTAAGAATTACTATAAAAAAGCCCCCACATAATGGGTTTCCATCCTAAACCAATCCTCATTGCCATTAACAAAAAAACACTGAACTTCTAATATCAAAGTGGCATCCTGGTTTTTTGTAATGGGGGAGTGCATCTCCAAAGCTGCACACAGCACACTGAAAGAATAACCTTTGGCATGCTTCATGATCCATGCTGACATGGATCAAAGAGCAGATCCAACAGTGCTCGACACCTATGCATGTGCACtgtcacgaatggtcgtcgcacacccgcaacaactccgttcaacgaaccgttcgtcgctctcatctacatgtacagctgcttggcagcatgttttggcttggtttcaagtctttttgcttgtaaaaatgtaagtttgaacaagttgcagcgttaTAGTgcaaccgctcaccgaaccgaacaaaatagccccaaaacaactccgttttcgcgtgccacgggctgttttctgcagcccgctgctgcacgcgaaacttcagccatctcagcaccctggaaccacccgagtggcaccatgggggatgggacttcggtatagtgtcgggagttgaacaatctttcgcaagttcgcacgttacccgaGTGGCATCAttcggagctctagttctcttccagaagaaacaagatgggagcctccgtctATGCGTcaattaccgagccctcaacaaagtgacggtaaagaacaagtatcccatctcgctcatcgcggacttgttcgaccagttgggcaaagccaagtatttctcaaaactcgaccttcggttggGGTTTTGgcaagtgcgcattgctgaaggcgacaaaGCAaaaactacctgtgtgaccaggtacgaagcgtttgagttcttggtgatgcctttcggcttaaccaacgctccggccacgttctgcactctcatgaaccagctattcaaggagtatttggataagttcgtgatcGTCTACtaagacgatatcgtcgtctatagtcaaacgctcgaggagcatgttaagcaccttcggacaattttcaaggttcttagggagaacacgttgttcgtgaaaagggagaaatgctactttgctcaaacggagatcttattcttggggtatcgaatcggtgatggctccattcggatgtacaaatcgaaggtgcaagcggttgcggaatgacgaactctaaagaaggtgccagagttgagatccttccttggcttcgtcaactactatcgacgcttcatagcggggtattcgaagcgtgcaactccattgacggagttgctgaaggagcaacCTTGGAGGTGGTCTAATAAATGTGAAGCTGTATTTCAAGATCTAAAGActgttgtgttggaagaaccagtgctcaaattgccggactatAGGAAGCCCTTCGAAGtctatacagatgcttcagacttcgctattgggggagtgctcatgcaggagggtcatctggtggcctacgagagccgcaaactcaacgagaccgagcggcgatatccggtgcatgagaaggagatgacaacggtgatccactgtctacgagtttggcgacactaccttcttggatcgcgatttgtttTAAGGACatacaacatcgctttgagttatttccaaactcagaagaaactctccccaaagcaagcacgatgacaGGACTTCCTGGCCGAGTTTGATATGGtaatggagtataagcccggaaaggcaaatgtcgtggccgatgtatTGAGTCGAAAAGTGAAGCGGGCAAATGCCGTataattggagggcagaggccaagcaagtcagttgcactccaacttcctttccaggatcagagaTGGTCTGTACAGTGATCTCCAGGCAAtaaccctgatgcagctcattaaagaaggcaaggcacgacggttttgggtccaagagggactcgtttacaccaaaggaaat
This genomic stretch from Musa acuminata AAA Group cultivar baxijiao chromosome BXJ3-9, Cavendish_Baxijiao_AAA, whole genome shotgun sequence harbors:
- the LOC103997301 gene encoding MACPF domain-containing protein At4g24290-like — encoded protein: MGAEGTVEERALGSLGLGFDLTSDFRLGFAKGYPGRRLVELNEERTWDVALPGGPTIRGASRDVGFDKGDRTRFRSDVLEFNQMSILLNQKSSVQGKVPSGYFNALFDLSGAWLEDAKSTKCLAFDGYFISLYNLHLRSSPLVLREEVKKAVPSKWDPASLCRFIRTFGTHIIVEIAIGGQDVNCVRQSHCSTISSAEVKKHLEDLGDFIFSDGRNLSPLHSKDGERKKKVPEVFLQILQSNYLQLPSYSESSSKEGLSVICSKRGGNVCTSNHSEWLQTVQSSPDAILFKFIPITSLLTGIQGSGYLSHAINLYLRYKPDPEDLQYFLEFQVPYQWAPRYSDYALGPQIKKASNPSLQFRFLGPKLQINTDQVSSDRKPVVGLRLYLEGRKCNRLAIHVQHLSSLPRILRASASEMCVWQGSEDSDPAFIEPIRCRQYSAVCTSTVKHDPEWLHRVSDGVFVVAGAQLVTKGKWAKTVLHLRLLFAHVPNCTIRKTEWTRAPATSPKGGFLTNMSTAFTQRDALPTTTTESAELNSGVCPDGPPVPVQSRKLLKFVDMAEVVRGAHNAPGHWLVTAAKLVKKEGKIGLQVKFSLLNYVSGTETMCS